A part of Larkinella insperata genomic DNA contains:
- a CDS encoding sugar phosphate isomerase/epimerase family protein: MKAAVTIALVPDIKTGPWIYWHDLETSMAKAASLGFDAVELFTASPDAVAPDRLTALGDQFGIKIAAVGTGAGKVLHGLTLTDPDAHVRSKAVAFIADMISFGAGFGAPAIIGSMQGNAVPGVEREQALAWLADGLNILGKQAHEQGVTLIYEPLNRYETNLINRLEDGVTLLKSLETQGVKLLADLFHMNIEETSLADSIRSAGSSIGHVHFADSNRRPVGFGHTTMREVATALQAIPYEGYISAEAFPWPDPDQAAQQTITAFKQYFG; this comes from the coding sequence ATGAAAGCTGCGGTTACCATCGCTTTAGTACCCGATATCAAAACCGGCCCCTGGATTTACTGGCACGACCTGGAAACCAGCATGGCTAAAGCGGCTTCCCTCGGCTTTGATGCCGTTGAGCTGTTTACGGCTTCGCCGGATGCGGTGGCCCCCGACCGGCTGACGGCCCTGGGTGACCAGTTCGGAATTAAAATTGCCGCCGTCGGCACCGGGGCTGGAAAAGTGCTGCACGGCTTAACCTTAACCGACCCGGATGCGCACGTGCGATCGAAAGCCGTGGCGTTTATTGCCGACATGATCTCGTTCGGGGCCGGTTTCGGAGCGCCGGCCATCATTGGGTCGATGCAGGGAAACGCGGTTCCGGGGGTGGAGCGCGAACAGGCCCTGGCCTGGCTGGCCGACGGTTTGAACATTCTGGGTAAACAGGCCCACGAACAGGGCGTTACGCTGATTTATGAACCCCTGAACCGGTACGAAACCAATCTGATTAACCGGCTGGAAGACGGAGTAACCTTGCTGAAATCCCTGGAAACGCAGGGGGTTAAACTGCTGGCTGATCTGTTCCACATGAATATCGAAGAAACATCGCTGGCCGACAGCATCCGGTCGGCGGGTTCGTCCATTGGCCACGTGCATTTTGCCGATAGCAACCGGCGGCCGGTGGGGTTTGGCCACACGACCATGCGTGAGGTTGCAACGGCTTTGCAAGCCATTCCGTACGAAGGTTATATTTCCGCCGAAGCTTTTCCCTGGCCCGATCCCGACCAGGCTGCGCAGCAAACCATCACGGCTTTTAAGCAGTACTTTGGCTGA
- a CDS encoding L-rhamnose mutarotase: MQRFCLALDLKDNPDLMAEYEQWHAPGSGWPEVRANDLAAGIQDLQIYRTGNRMVMILETDDDFTFEKKAALDADNPHVQKWEELMWKFQQPLPWAKEGEKWVRMEQIFQFEK; encoded by the coding sequence ATGCAACGATTCTGTCTGGCGCTTGACCTGAAAGACAACCCCGATTTAATGGCTGAATACGAACAATGGCACGCGCCCGGCAGCGGCTGGCCGGAAGTTCGGGCGAACGACCTGGCCGCCGGTATTCAGGATTTACAGATTTACCGCACCGGCAACCGCATGGTGATGATTCTGGAAACAGATGACGATTTTACATTCGAGAAAAAAGCCGCGCTGGATGCTGATAATCCGCACGTCCAGAAGTGGGAGGAACTCATGTGGAAATTCCAGCAGCCGTTGCCCTGGGCCAAAGAAGGCGAAAAGTGGGTCAGGATGGAGCAGATTTTCCAGTTTGAAAAATAA
- a CDS encoding mercuric reductase, with translation MNVNSSEQFDAILIGVGQAGNPLASALAHQGWKIAVIERKYVGGTCVNVGCTPTKTLIASAQVAFQARRAAEFGVETGEVRVDLKKAMERKNKMIETSRQKIEDNLTQTENLTLMYGEARFSGFRQVDVTSSDDQKRTLTANFIFINTGGRPTTPDIAGLDQVPWLTSDSILDLEQLPDHLIILGGGYISLEFGQMFRRFGSQVTIIEPGEQLLSREDKDVADEISTILEEEGIEIRLNTEVQRISRATDGTLELQLSTDQGAARLSGSHLLVAVGRTPNTQSLNLAATGVETDDKGYIQVNNHLETTQRGIYALGDCKGGPEFTHISYDDFRVVQQNLLESGHASIADRPVPYTVFTDPQLGRIGLSEQEAAKQGKSFKVAKVPMSIVARAQHLSQTKGFMKVIVDAQTDQLLGAAILGTEGGEIMSMLQIAMMGQLPYQRLRDAIFAHPLLAESFSVLFSKMEEES, from the coding sequence ATGAATGTAAACTCATCTGAACAATTCGATGCCATCCTGATTGGAGTTGGGCAGGCCGGAAACCCACTGGCTTCGGCGCTCGCTCATCAAGGCTGGAAAATTGCCGTTATTGAACGAAAATACGTGGGTGGAACCTGCGTTAACGTGGGATGTACACCGACCAAAACCCTGATTGCTTCCGCCCAGGTGGCTTTTCAGGCCCGCCGGGCGGCCGAATTTGGCGTAGAAACCGGTGAGGTTCGGGTCGACCTGAAAAAGGCCATGGAGCGCAAGAACAAGATGATTGAGACGTCCCGCCAGAAGATTGAGGATAATCTAACCCAGACCGAAAACCTGACGCTTATGTACGGCGAAGCTCGTTTTAGCGGCTTCAGACAGGTTGATGTCACTTCGTCCGATGATCAGAAGCGGACGCTGACGGCCAACTTCATCTTCATCAATACGGGAGGCCGCCCGACCACGCCGGACATTGCCGGTCTGGATCAGGTTCCCTGGCTTACGTCCGACTCCATCCTGGATCTGGAGCAGCTACCAGACCACCTGATCATCCTGGGTGGAGGTTACATCAGCCTGGAATTCGGACAAATGTTCCGGCGGTTTGGCAGCCAGGTGACCATCATCGAACCCGGAGAGCAGCTTTTAAGCCGGGAAGACAAGGATGTTGCCGACGAAATAAGCACCATCTTGGAAGAAGAAGGCATCGAAATTCGCCTGAACACCGAGGTTCAGCGGATTAGTCGGGCAACGGACGGCACGCTCGAATTACAATTATCGACGGATCAGGGGGCGGCTCGGCTCAGCGGAAGCCATTTGCTGGTAGCCGTTGGCCGGACTCCCAACACCCAATCCCTAAATCTGGCGGCAACGGGTGTGGAAACCGACGACAAAGGATATATCCAGGTCAATAACCATCTGGAAACCACCCAACGCGGTATTTATGCCCTCGGCGACTGCAAGGGCGGCCCCGAATTTACCCACATTTCCTACGATGACTTCCGGGTGGTGCAGCAAAATCTGCTGGAAAGCGGCCATGCCAGCATCGCCGATCGGCCGGTTCCTTACACGGTTTTTACCGACCCGCAACTGGGCCGCATTGGTTTGAGCGAGCAGGAAGCCGCGAAACAGGGAAAGTCGTTTAAAGTAGCGAAGGTTCCGATGTCCATTGTCGCCCGGGCGCAGCACCTGAGTCAGACCAAAGGTTTCATGAAAGTCATTGTTGATGCCCAGACGGACCAATTACTCGGCGCGGCCATCCTGGGAACGGAAGGCGGTGAGATCATGTCGATGCTGCAAATTGCGATGATGGGGCAACTTCCGTATCAGCGGCTGCGAGATGCCATATTCGCCCACCCCTTGCTGGCCGAATCCTTCAGCGTTTTGTTTAGCAAAATGGAGGAGGAATCATAA